From Nitrosopumilus zosterae, the proteins below share one genomic window:
- a CDS encoding thrombospondin type 3 repeat-containing protein, producing the protein MPLNPAFADDDLDNDGVDDSVDACPNLQEDYEGAIDGCPSNFVPWYDEDFDGIEDHIDQCPTLKERYNKFQDEDGCPDFSPDGGKGGLPDSDGDGIVDTLDKCPNQPETFNGILDTDGCPDTYGSGDRDRDGVPDAADKCPLAAETYNRFQDEDGCPDSVNDFTFIDTDNDGLQDKIDLCPTEPEVYNGYRDTDGCPDVLLDTSFNDKDGDGIADQFDICPNQPETFNRFADYDGCPDSAPSFDGTLNDADGDRIMDVNDVCPLEPERYNGFQDEDGCPDVPPYSSDVDSDLDGIPNSIDQCPQVKETYNRFQDEDGCPDYVGTSKDMPDTDGDGINDYSDLCPNQPETFNGIFDRDGCPDTISTQDRDRDGVPDGLDKCPTSKEIYNGFQDDDGCPDSVSGLSAMDFDGDGITDLNDKCPLKPETFNGYQDEDGCPDVAVLDSDGDGIRDDLDQCPTSSETWNRYQDHDGCPDNPSESDSDFDGILDSVDQCPLDRERYNGFQDDDGCPDYPDYITSLDSDYDGIVDSQDQCPLAPETYNKFQDLDGCPDSVADNKGIPDTDGDGINDYNDHCPNQPETYNGILDRDGCPDTYIGKNDRDLDGIPDAIDACPTAKETYNKFQDDDGCPDTVFKSFVIDTDNDGIIDVNDDCPLVAENYNGYLDDDGCPDVDDTQPDSDGDGVPDVMDLCPTQNEVWNKYVDYDGCPDTLPTGNIRIDTDGDGIYDDNDLCPNDKESWNKYLDDDGCPDIVPEQSRYKHDADLDNITDDLDFCPLEPEDYDGDTDSDGCPDP; encoded by the coding sequence ATGCCACTCAACCCAGCTTTTGCTGATGATGACTTGGATAACGATGGAGTTGATGATTCCGTTGACGCTTGTCCAAATTTGCAAGAAGATTATGAAGGTGCAATAGATGGATGTCCCTCCAATTTTGTTCCATGGTATGATGAAGACTTTGATGGAATAGAAGATCATATAGATCAATGCCCTACTCTCAAAGAGCGTTACAACAAATTCCAAGATGAAGACGGCTGCCCTGATTTTTCCCCTGATGGAGGAAAAGGTGGATTACCTGATTCAGATGGTGACGGTATTGTTGACACCCTAGATAAGTGTCCAAACCAACCAGAAACATTTAATGGAATTCTTGATACAGACGGTTGTCCAGATACATATGGATCTGGTGACAGAGATAGGGATGGTGTTCCAGATGCTGCAGATAAATGTCCACTAGCTGCTGAGACTTATAATAGATTCCAAGATGAAGACGGCTGCCCTGATTCTGTTAATGATTTTACTTTTATTGATACTGACAATGATGGATTACAAGATAAAATTGATCTGTGTCCGACAGAACCTGAAGTATACAATGGTTACAGAGACACAGATGGTTGTCCTGATGTTTTACTAGATACTTCATTTAATGATAAAGATGGTGATGGAATTGCAGACCAGTTTGATATTTGTCCAAACCAACCTGAAACTTTCAATAGATTTGCTGATTATGACGGTTGTCCTGATTCAGCTCCTTCATTTGATGGTACGTTAAATGATGCAGATGGTGATAGAATAATGGACGTTAATGATGTATGTCCATTAGAACCAGAAAGGTATAATGGATTCCAAGATGAAGACGGTTGTCCTGATGTTCCTCCTTATTCTAGTGATGTTGATTCTGACCTTGATGGAATTCCTAACAGCATTGATCAGTGTCCACAAGTAAAAGAAACTTACAATAGATTCCAAGATGAAGACGGCTGCCCTGATTATGTTGGTACTAGTAAAGATATGCCAGATACTGATGGCGATGGAATTAATGATTATTCAGATCTTTGTCCAAACCAACCAGAAACTTTCAATGGCATATTTGATAGAGACGGTTGTCCTGATACTATCTCTACACAAGATAGAGATAGAGATGGTGTTCCCGATGGTCTAGATAAATGTCCAACCTCCAAAGAAATCTACAATGGATTCCAAGATGATGACGGTTGTCCTGACAGTGTCTCTGGATTATCTGCAATGGACTTTGATGGAGATGGAATTACTGACTTGAATGATAAATGTCCACTAAAACCTGAAACATTTAATGGATATCAAGATGAAGACGGCTGCCCTGATGTTGCAGTGTTAGATTCAGATGGAGATGGAATTAGAGATGATTTAGATCAATGTCCCACATCTTCTGAAACTTGGAATAGATACCAAGATCACGACGGTTGTCCTGATAATCCTTCAGAATCTGACTCAGACTTTGATGGAATACTAGATTCAGTAGATCAATGTCCTCTTGATAGAGAAAGATACAATGGATTCCAAGATGATGATGGATGTCCTGACTATCCTGATTATATTACAAGTTTGGATTCTGATTATGATGGGATTGTTGATTCACAAGATCAATGTCCATTAGCTCCAGAAACTTACAATAAATTCCAAGACTTAGACGGTTGCCCTGATTCTGTGGCCGATAACAAGGGAATACCTGATACTGATGGCGATGGAATTAATGATTACAATGATCATTGTCCAAACCAACCAGAAACCTATAATGGAATTCTTGATAGAGATGGTTGTCCAGACACCTATATTGGAAAGAATGATCGTGATCTAGACGGCATTCCAGATGCCATTGATGCATGTCCAACTGCCAAGGAAACTTACAATAAATTCCAAGATGACGACGGCTGCCCAGATACTGTATTCAAATCATTTGTAATTGATACTGATAATGATGGAATTATTGATGTCAATGATGATTGTCCACTTGTTGCTGAAAACTACAATGGATATCTGGATGACGACGGATGCCCAGATGTTGATGACACTCAACCTGATTCAGATGGAGATGGTGTACCAGATGTGATGGATTTATGTCCAACACAAAATGAAGTTTGGAACAAATATGTTGATTATGACGGATGTCCTGACACATTACCAACCGGAAATATAAGAATAGATACTGACGGTGATGGAATCTATGATGATAACGATTTATGTCCAAATGATAAAGAATCTTGGAACAAATATCTAGATGACGACGGCTGCCCAGATATTGTACCTGAACAATCAAGATACAAACATGATGCTGACTTGGATAATATTACTGATGATCTAGATTTCTGTCCTCTTGAACCCGAAGATTATGATGGTGACACAGATTCTGATGGATGCCCTGACCCATAG
- a CDS encoding thrombospondin type 3 repeat-containing protein: MNKQFLLGFLLLLTSSIGMLPSGVFAAEGIDTDGDGVPNNIDQCPNLLEDYDPQYGNNIDGCPADFVPWYDADYDGIEDHIDDCPTVKETYNRFQDEDGCPDLSPDVGKVIADTDNDGYPDYMDLCPNQPETFNGVDDKDGCPDNASNLRDTDRDGISDTLDECPLEQETYNRFQDEDGCPDTADTTTLQYQFPDTDGDGIIDRWDSCIDEPENFNDYLDWDGCPDIPGAISLKAPDADFDGIPDDKDECPLDRENYNKFEDTDGCPDVILYKLVGDIDGDGLLDQNDLCPFSPETYNRYQDEDGCPDYVADNKFAFDTDGDGIIDNLDLCPTQPETFNGFQDKDGCPDKQSYKIDSDMDGILDVDDECPLEQETYNRFQDEDGCPDTADTTTLQYQFPDTDGDGIIDRWDSCIDEPENFNDYLDWDGCPDIKGTTAGDMLDADYDGIADHLDECPTIAERYNGFQDEDGCPDSIDFQTVADSDFDGIYDDLDQCPFAKETYNRYQDEDGCPDYVADNKFAFDTDGDGIIDNLDLCPTQPETFNGFQDKDGCPDKQSYKIDSDMDGIPDLFDECPNQPETYNKFQDEDGCPDTADTTTLQYQFPDTDGDGIIDRWDSCIDEPENFNDYLDWDGCPDIPGAESTTPVYADSDRDGYPDVVDSCPTEPETWNKYLDWDGCPDIAPEQQRFVHDDDLDGIINDKDLCPLDPEDYDGDRDTDGCPDP, translated from the coding sequence ATGAATAAACAATTTCTTTTAGGATTTTTACTTTTACTTACCTCATCTATTGGCATGCTACCTAGTGGTGTTTTTGCTGCAGAAGGAATAGATACTGATGGAGACGGAGTTCCAAATAATATTGATCAATGTCCAAATCTATTAGAAGATTATGATCCACAGTACGGCAATAATATTGACGGCTGCCCAGCTGATTTCGTTCCTTGGTATGATGCAGATTATGATGGAATTGAAGATCACATAGATGATTGCCCAACAGTAAAAGAAACTTACAATAGATTCCAAGATGAAGACGGTTGTCCTGATTTGTCTCCTGATGTTGGAAAGGTAATTGCTGATACTGATAATGATGGCTATCCAGATTACATGGATTTATGTCCAAACCAACCTGAAACATTCAACGGTGTTGATGATAAAGACGGCTGCCCAGATAATGCTTCTAATTTAAGAGATACTGACAGAGATGGCATATCTGATACATTAGATGAATGCCCACTTGAGCAAGAAACTTACAATAGATTCCAAGATGAAGACGGCTGTCCTGACACTGCTGACACTACCACCTTACAATACCAGTTCCCAGATACTGACGGTGATGGAATCATAGACAGATGGGACTCATGCATTGATGAACCAGAGAACTTTAATGATTATCTAGATTGGGATGGCTGTCCTGACATACCCGGTGCTATTTCTTTGAAAGCGCCAGATGCTGATTTTGATGGAATTCCAGATGATAAGGATGAATGTCCCTTAGATCGTGAAAATTACAATAAATTTGAAGACACAGACGGCTGCCCAGACGTTATTCTTTACAAATTAGTTGGTGATATAGATGGTGATGGGCTCTTAGATCAGAATGATTTGTGTCCTTTTAGTCCTGAAACTTACAATAGATACCAAGATGAAGACGGCTGCCCTGACTATGTTGCAGACAACAAGTTTGCATTTGATACTGATGGTGATGGCATCATTGATAACTTAGACTTGTGTCCAACCCAACCTGAAACATTTAATGGATTCCAAGATAAAGACGGCTGTCCTGACAAGCAATCATATAAGATAGATTCTGACATGGATGGAATCCTAGATGTAGATGATGAATGCCCACTTGAGCAAGAAACTTACAATAGATTCCAAGATGAAGACGGCTGTCCTGACACTGCTGACACTACCACCTTACAATACCAGTTCCCAGATACTGACGGTGATGGAATCATAGACAGATGGGACTCATGCATTGATGAACCAGAGAACTTTAATGATTATCTAGATTGGGATGGCTGTCCTGACATTAAGGGAACAACTGCTGGTGATATGCTTGATGCTGATTATGACGGTATAGCGGATCATCTAGACGAGTGTCCAACAATTGCTGAAAGATACAATGGATTCCAAGATGAAGACGGTTGTCCTGACAGCATTGATTTCCAAACAGTGGCCGATTCTGACTTTGATGGCATCTATGATGATTTAGATCAGTGTCCATTTGCTAAAGAAACTTACAATAGATACCAAGATGAAGACGGCTGCCCTGACTATGTTGCAGACAACAAGTTTGCATTTGATACTGATGGTGATGGCATCATTGATAACTTAGACTTGTGTCCAACCCAACCTGAAACATTTAATGGATTCCAAGATAAAGACGGCTGCCCTGACAAGCAATCATATAAGATAGATTCTGACATGGATGGAATTCCAGACCTCTTTGATGAATGTCCAAACCAACCTGAAACTTACAACAAATTCCAAGATGAAGACGGCTGTCCTGACACTGCTGACACTACCACCTTACAATACCAGTTCCCAGATACTGACGGTGATGGAATCATAGACAGATGGGACTCATGCATTGATGAACCAGAGAACTTTAATGATTATCTAGATTGGGATGGCTGTCCTGACATACCAGGTGCAGAATCAACAACTCCTGTTTATGCAGATTCAGATCGTGATGGTTATCCTGATGTAGTTGATTCCTGTCCAACTGAACCTGAAACTTGGAATAAATATTTGGATTGGGATGGCTGCCCAGATATTGCTCCTGAACAACAGAGATTTGTCCATGATGATGATCTTGATGGCATAATCAATGATAAGGATTTATGTCCTCTAGATCCTGAAGATTATGATGGTGATAGAGACACAGACGGCTGCCCTGATCCATAA
- a CDS encoding thrombospondin type 3 repeat-containing protein gives MKKQYILGFLLLLTSTIGMLPSGVYANEEIDTDGDGVPNSIDFCPNLLEDYDPQYGNNIDGCPADFVPWYDVDYDGIQDHIDSCPTVKETYNRFQDEDGCPDLSPDVGKVIADTDNDGYPDYMDLCPNQPETFNGVDDKDGCPDNASNLRDTDRDGISDTLDECPLESETYNFYLDEDGCPDTVDDAYSPYNFPDTDGDGIDDRWDQCLNEPENYNGYLDWDGCSDVIGASSNGLIDSDYDSILDSVDMCPLERENFNGFQDDDGCPDEVEYAISGDTDGDGILNQFDVCPYNKETYNKFQDEDGCPDFIGDNSSTYDSDGDGIVDNLDHCPNQPETYNGILDSDGCPDKLNTTLDSDMDGIPNTLDDCPFEPETYNFFKDGDGCPDTTDPTISSYVFPDADGDGIDDRWDACLDEQENYNDYLDKDGCPDVPGISKSALSDIDYDLIPDIFDECPTIAERYNGFQDEDGCPDTIAYDSFGDSDFDGIPDNIDQCPNARETYNRFQDEDGCPDTIFDNKPTADSDGDGIVDNIDSCPNQPETFNGFQDEDGCPDNYHSTLDSDRDGIIDVSDTCPLEPETYNYYQDEDGCPDATGSNVSSFTFPDTDGDGIDDRKDACIDDQENFNGYLDWDGCPDVLAAQSTTPTRIDSDGDGYHDGIDSCPTEPETWNKYNDYDGCPDIAPEQQRFVHDDDLDGIINDKDLCPLDPEDYDGDRDTDGCPDN, from the coding sequence ATGAAAAAACAGTACATTTTAGGGTTTTTACTTTTACTTACTTCTACCATTGGTATGTTGCCTAGTGGCGTTTATGCAAATGAAGAAATTGATACTGATGGTGATGGGGTTCCAAACTCTATTGATTTTTGTCCTAATCTATTAGAAGACTATGATCCACAGTATGGCAATAATATTGACGGCTGCCCAGCTGATTTCGTTCCTTGGTATGATGTTGATTATGATGGAATTCAAGATCACATTGACAGTTGTCCAACAGTAAAAGAAACTTACAATAGATTCCAAGATGAAGACGGTTGTCCTGATTTGTCTCCTGATGTTGGAAAGGTAATTGCTGATACTGATAATGATGGCTATCCAGATTACATGGATTTATGTCCAAACCAACCTGAAACATTCAACGGTGTTGATGATAAAGACGGCTGCCCAGATAATGCTTCTAATTTAAGAGATACTGACAGAGATGGCATATCTGATACATTAGATGAATGCCCACTTGAATCTGAAACTTACAATTTTTACTTGGATGAAGACGGCTGCCCAGATACTGTAGATGATGCATATTCACCATATAATTTTCCAGACACCGACGGTGATGGTATTGATGATAGGTGGGATCAGTGTTTAAATGAGCCTGAAAATTATAATGGCTATCTGGATTGGGATGGATGTTCAGATGTAATTGGTGCATCATCTAATGGATTAATTGACTCTGACTATGATAGTATACTAGATTCAGTAGATATGTGTCCACTAGAACGTGAAAATTTTAATGGATTCCAAGATGATGACGGCTGCCCAGATGAAGTTGAATATGCAATATCTGGAGATACTGACGGTGATGGAATATTAAATCAATTTGATGTTTGTCCATACAATAAAGAAACATACAACAAATTCCAAGATGAAGATGGATGTCCTGATTTTATAGGAGACAATTCTTCTACATATGATAGCGATGGTGATGGAATTGTTGATAATTTAGATCATTGTCCAAACCAACCTGAAACTTACAATGGTATTTTGGATTCAGACGGCTGCCCAGATAAACTAAATACTACACTTGATTCTGACATGGATGGAATCCCAAATACTTTAGATGATTGTCCATTTGAACCTGAAACTTATAATTTTTTCAAAGATGGTGACGGCTGTCCTGATACTACAGATCCAACCATTTCGTCATATGTATTTCCAGATGCTGATGGTGATGGTATAGATGATAGATGGGATGCATGTCTTGATGAACAAGAAAACTATAATGATTACTTGGATAAAGACGGCTGCCCAGATGTTCCAGGAATATCAAAATCTGCATTATCTGATATTGATTATGATTTGATTCCTGACATATTTGATGAATGTCCAACAATTGCTGAACGATATAATGGATTCCAAGATGAAGACGGCTGTCCAGATACTATAGCATATGACTCATTTGGTGATTCTGATTTTGATGGGATTCCAGATAATATTGATCAATGTCCAAATGCTAGAGAAACTTACAATAGATTCCAAGATGAAGACGGCTGTCCTGATACCATTTTTGATAATAAACCAACAGCTGATTCTGACGGTGATGGAATTGTTGACAATATAGATTCATGTCCAAACCAACCTGAAACATTTAATGGATTCCAAGATGAAGACGGCTGTCCCGATAATTATCATTCAACTCTTGATTCTGACAGAGATGGAATTATTGACGTGTCCGATACATGTCCACTAGAACCTGAAACCTACAACTATTATCAAGATGAAGACGGCTGTCCTGACGCTACTGGTTCAAATGTGTCATCATTTACTTTCCCAGATACTGACGGTGATGGCATTGATGACAGAAAAGATGCATGTATTGATGATCAGGAGAACTTTAATGGATATTTGGATTGGGACGGCTGCCCAGATGTATTAGCTGCTCAATCCACAACACCAACAAGAATTGATTCAGATGGAGATGGCTATCATGATGGAATTGATTCCTGTCCAACTGAGCCTGAAACCTGGAACAAGTATAATGATTATGACGGCTGCCCAGATATTGCTCCTGAACAACAGAGATTTGTCCATGATGATGATCTTGATGGCATAATCAATGATAAGGATTTATGTCCTCTAGATCCTGAAGATTATGATGGTGATAGAGACACTGATGGCTGCCCAGACAATTAA
- the dusB gene encoding tRNA dihydrouridine synthase DusB, protein MLPKFSSRAFLAPMAGVSDPALRLQCKKMGAGLVVTEFTNIHSIIAKEKQLKENMQTIQNFIEYSEEERPLSIQLFGSDLVALEKAAKIVEPYFDIIDYNMGCPAPHITQQMAGGALLQEVNLTQQIFSTLVNAVKKPVTLKIRSGVTNASQFLFRDIAEIAEDEGIQMITLHPRTVSQGYSGSADWKMIKELKEISNIPIVGNGDITTPEDAKNMIDETGCDYVMIGRGAMGNPFLFEQINDYFKTNSYHEYSFKDRLDSFFDYLHLTVRYKIKFANIKSQAMRFTKGMKGGSKLRSKITISKNIAELEKIMTDAYFES, encoded by the coding sequence ATGCTTCCAAAATTTTCTAGTAGGGCATTTCTAGCTCCCATGGCAGGAGTGAGTGATCCTGCTCTTAGATTACAATGCAAAAAAATGGGAGCTGGATTGGTTGTCACCGAATTTACAAATATTCACAGTATTATTGCAAAAGAAAAGCAACTTAAGGAAAATATGCAAACAATACAAAATTTTATTGAATACTCTGAGGAAGAACGTCCTTTATCGATTCAGTTATTTGGTTCTGATCTTGTTGCATTAGAAAAAGCTGCAAAAATTGTAGAGCCCTATTTTGATATAATTGATTATAATATGGGTTGTCCTGCACCGCACATTACTCAACAAATGGCCGGCGGTGCTCTCTTACAAGAAGTAAACCTTACTCAGCAAATTTTTAGTACTTTAGTTAATGCTGTGAAAAAACCTGTAACGTTAAAAATTCGTTCTGGAGTAACAAATGCAAGTCAATTTCTATTTAGAGACATTGCTGAAATTGCAGAAGATGAGGGTATTCAGATGATCACTCTTCATCCCAGAACTGTTAGTCAAGGATATTCTGGAAGCGCTGATTGGAAAATGATCAAAGAACTCAAAGAAATTTCTAACATTCCAATAGTTGGGAATGGTGATATTACTACCCCTGAAGATGCTAAAAATATGATTGACGAAACTGGTTGTGACTATGTAATGATAGGTCGTGGCGCAATGGGAAATCCCTTTTTATTTGAACAAATTAATGATTATTTTAAAACCAACTCTTATCATGAATACTCTTTCAAAGATAGATTGGATTCCTTTTTTGATTATCTTCATCTAACTGTTAGATACAAAATCAAATTTGCAAATATTAAGAGTCAGGCAATGAGATTCACCAAAGGAATGAAAGGAGGTTCTAAATTACGTTCCAAGATCACCATTTCAAAAAACATTGCCGAATTAGAAAAAATTATGACCGATGCGTATTTTGAGTCTTAA
- a CDS encoding Lrp/AsnC family transcriptional regulator yields MATAYVLINCELGSEEAVISELKSIEGVKEVHGTFGAYDILAKVESGQVEALRETITWKIRKIPKIRSTLTLMGIEGQQ; encoded by the coding sequence ATGGCAACAGCTTATGTTCTCATAAACTGTGAGCTTGGTTCTGAAGAAGCAGTGATTTCAGAATTAAAATCCATTGAAGGTGTTAAGGAAGTACATGGAACTTTTGGTGCGTATGACATTTTGGCCAAAGTTGAATCAGGACAAGTAGAAGCATTACGTGAAACTATTACATGGAAAATTAGAAAAATTCCAAAGATACGTTCAACTCTTACATTAATGGGAATTGAAGGACAACAATAG
- a CDS encoding P-II family nitrogen regulator: protein MKRIEATIQATKIGAVTEAINDLVGGFTILEGKGRGSGIRQQVRSGRGTGSITKDYNSVATVSTIVDDTDVEKVSNAITDAAFTGKGGDGIIVVSNVENVTNIATKKSGSEAL, encoded by the coding sequence ATGAAACGAATTGAGGCAACTATTCAAGCTACCAAGATAGGAGCTGTCACTGAGGCAATAAATGACCTTGTAGGAGGATTTACCATTCTTGAAGGAAAAGGTAGAGGTTCCGGAATAAGACAACAAGTCAGATCAGGTAGAGGAACAGGTTCAATCACCAAAGACTACAATTCAGTTGCAACTGTAAGTACAATTGTTGATGATACAGATGTAGAAAAGGTTTCAAACGCAATTACTGATGCAGCTTTTACCGGAAAAGGTGGAGATGGAATTATTGTTGTATCAAATGTTGAAAATGTTACGAACATAGCAACCAAAAAGAGTGGTTCTGAAGCCCTCTAA
- a CDS encoding TATA-box-binding protein, translating to MPQTKPIVSVENVVASASVDQKIDLNDITEKFPDTEYHPEQFPGLVFRLKSPRTATLIFRTGKMVCTGAKSEEMAIKAVNTVVQKLRKGKIKIKKDAVITVQNIVAAINLGGKIHLEKAARTLPRSMYEPEQFPGLIHRMLDPKTVILLFASGKLVCTGAKKESDVYRSVHNLHALLEEKNLMIYDQ from the coding sequence ATGCCTCAAACAAAACCAATTGTTAGTGTTGAAAATGTTGTTGCTTCAGCATCAGTAGATCAAAAAATTGATCTTAATGATATTACAGAAAAATTTCCAGATACAGAATATCATCCTGAACAATTTCCAGGACTGGTTTTCAGATTGAAGAGTCCTAGAACTGCAACATTGATTTTTAGAACAGGAAAGATGGTGTGTACTGGTGCAAAATCAGAAGAGATGGCAATCAAAGCTGTAAACACAGTTGTTCAGAAATTAAGAAAGGGGAAAATCAAAATAAAAAAAGACGCAGTCATTACAGTTCAAAACATAGTTGCCGCAATTAATCTTGGAGGAAAAATTCACTTAGAAAAAGCGGCAAGAACTTTACCAAGAAGCATGTATGAACCAGAACAATTCCCAGGACTAATACATAGAATGCTTGATCCAAAAACAGTGATATTGTTATTTGCATCTGGAAAATTAGTGTGTACTGGTGCAAAAAAAGAGTCAGATGTTTATCGTTCAGTGCATAATTTGCATGCTTTATTAGAAGAAAAAAATCTAATGATTTATGATCAATAA
- a CDS encoding ASCH domain-containing protein, translated as MKCLSVSQPFADLIISGKKTIELRKWNTNFRGEFLIHAPLKIRVEDCKRLKMNKKFVTGAIIGKAEIYDVKKYNSIREIKMDQKFHLASKNFHDKTFGFRLKNAKSLRIPITCKGQLGFFDVDIPKTKIKNTEIVSEIIDEEYRYQWIGHH; from the coding sequence TTGAAATGTCTTTCAGTTTCTCAACCATTTGCGGATTTAATTATTTCAGGAAAAAAAACTATCGAATTACGAAAATGGAACACTAATTTTCGTGGTGAATTTTTGATTCACGCACCATTAAAAATTAGAGTAGAAGATTGCAAGAGATTAAAGATGAATAAGAAATTTGTAACAGGAGCAATTATTGGAAAAGCTGAAATTTATGATGTAAAAAAATACAATTCAATTAGAGAAATAAAAATGGATCAAAAATTCCATTTAGCATCAAAAAATTTTCATGATAAAACTTTTGGATTTAGATTGAAAAATGCAAAATCATTGCGAATTCCAATTACATGCAAAGGCCAACTAGGATTCTTTGATGTAGATATCCCTAAAACAAAAATCAAAAACACAGAGATAGTGTCAGAGATTATCGATGAAGAATATCGTTACCAATGGATTGGACATCATTAA